The Kiritimatiellia bacterium region CGCGGTCTACGGCATTCCCGACCATCATCCGCTCCTTGAGACCGATGAGCTCAAGGGGGTCGGGCCGTACGGCGAGGCCAAGGCGCTCGCGGAGGCTGTTTGCGGGGAATACCGCGCCGGCGGCATGTGCCTGCCGATATTGCGGCCAAAATCATTCGTCGGTCCGGAGCGGCTGGGCGTCTTTGCCATGCTTTACGAATGGGCGCGCGAGGGACATAATTTTCCCATTCTGGGGAAGGGCGATAACCCCTATCAATATCTGGACGTGGAAGATTTGTGCGAGGCGATCTGGCTTTGCGCCACTTTGCCGGAAAATGCCGTGAACGACACGTTTAACATCGGCGCAAGGGAATTCGGAACGCCGCGTTCCGATTTTCAGGCCGTGCTGGACGAGGCCGGTCATGGCAAAAGGGTCGTTTCCCTGCCGGAGCGGCCGGCGATTCTGGCCCTGCGCCTTTTGGAGATGATGGGGGTATCGCCGTTGTACAAGTGGATTTACGAAACAGCCGGCAAGGAATCGTTTGTCTCCATTGAAAAAGCGGAAAGAAAACTGGGTTTTGTTCCGAAATATTCCAACCGGGACGCCCTGCTCCGCAACTACCGCTGGTATCTCGCGAATATTGACCGGCTGTCGGGCGCTTCATCCGGCGTTACGCACCGCGTTCCCTGGAGCCAGGGAATCCTCAA contains the following coding sequences:
- a CDS encoding NAD-dependent epimerase/dehydratase family protein, which encodes MTKSFLITGGAGFLGINLVRYLLARQQRVTVLDAAPFDYPDVKEGVRVIRGDIRNKENVKTAMEGVGIVVHAAAALPLYKPVDIYSTDVEGTRMVIEEAAREKVERFIHISSTAVYGIPDHHPLLETDELKGVGPYGEAKALAEAVCGEYRAGGMCLPILRPKSFVGPERLGVFAMLYEWAREGHNFPILGKGDNPYQYLDVEDLCEAIWLCATLPENAVNDTFNIGAREFGTPRSDFQAVLDEAGHGKRVVSLPERPAILALRLLEMMGVSPLYKWIYETAGKESFVSIEKAERKLGFVPKYSNRDALLRNYRWYLANIDRLSGASSGVTHRVPWSQGILKMAKAFF